In the Pirellulales bacterium genome, GGGTTTCCAACGATTCCAGCAGCCGTCGACGCTTCGACAATCGGGCGTTTGGCGGCGGTCGCCGCCACGGTGAACGGAGGGCATTCCAACGCAACATGACAATTGTTCCTGGGCAAAAAGACCCCTTCCGGTCCTTCCTCTCCTTGTACCAGTCTTTACCACTAAGTCAACGGATTTAGGCGATTTTTTCTTGGCTAACGGCCGGCAGACAGCAGAAAGTGAGGCTGCGCGGCATTTTTCTCACGTTTCTCACGCAACAATAACCAAATCCGTGCATCTGCCGGCTATCGTTCTTAGAGAGGCAGTGCGCCGCCGACCCGACGGGATGCGATCGTCTCGGCCACCGGGTCGGCGCTCGCGCTCGGTTCCCACCGTTGCCCTTTCTCCGCCCAGTCCAACTTCATTTTTAATGAGGCGCAATGCCACGAGGGAGGAGGCCGCGCGCAAAACACCACCGGGAGGCACTTCGAACAGGCAGAACCCTTACGTCTGCATGGCCACTACTCACTGACACAGAATGTGCGGAACCGCGCGCAGCGAAGCTTCCCGCACACGTTCCCGCGCGCACGCACATTCACGCCGTGCCGGCAAAACGCCTGATTCCGAGGCGATCGCGGCCAATCCGGCGTGGAGGTATGGGCCTTGCTTTGCCTCGTTCGCACGGAAGACGGTAACCGACCCGCGAACCCAAAAGCGAGGAACAAGAATGGTCCGACCGCAAACCGGCTGCGCGGCCCGGCATGCCGCTGTTCTCGGAGCGTTGGCGTCGTTGTGCCTGCTCGCGCCGACCGGGCCGACTTATTCGGCGGAGGTCGGCCGCGCGCCGATGCAACTGAAGGTGGTCCGCCCGCAAGCCTCCCGCGAAGACCGCGTGACGACGCAGCCCGGCTCGGTCATTCCGGACCGGTCGGCCAGGTTGTTCGCGAAGGTGTCGGGCTACCTCAAGGAGCAGCGCGTCGATATTGGCGACCGCGTCAAGGCGGGCGACTTGCTGGCCGCGATCGACGTGCCGGAGCTCGTGCAGGCCGTCAACGGCGCCACCGCGGCGCTGGCGCAGTCGCAGGCGCAGCTTACCCAGGCGCAGGCCCGTGTGGAGACCGCCCGTGCCCTCCGCGAGGCCGCGCAGGCCGCGATCGGCCGCAGCAAAGCAAACCTGGAAAGCGCGGCGGCGGCGTTGGAGTTCAAACAAAAAGTCTACCGCCGCATCAAGCAACTCTTCGAAGATCGCGCAATCGAAGAGCAATTGGTCGACGAACGCCAAGATGACTTTCTCGCCGCCCAGGCGACGCGCGACGCGGCCCTGGCGGCCATCGACAGCGCCAAGGCCGACCTGGCGGCGGCCGAAGCCAAGCTGAGCGAGTCACAGGCCGACGTTTTGGATGCCGAAGCCACCGTGCAAGTCTGTCAGGCCGCCCTGGAACGTGCCCGTGTGTTCGTCGACTTCGCCCAAATCCGCTCGCCTTACGATGGGGTGATCACCGAGCGTACCTTTTTTCCAGGCGATTTCATCCGCGCCGCCGACGGCAGCGCCGTGTTGCCGCTGTTGGCGGTCGAAAAGACCGATCTGATGCGGGTTGTGGTGCAAGTGCCCGACCGAGACGCGCCGTTTACGGAACCGGGCGATCGCGCGACGTTCGAGGCCAGCACGCTGCCCGGCCTGCAGTTCGAGGGGCAAGTCTCGCGCGTGTCCGACGCGCAAGACCCCACGACGCGGACGATGCGCGTCGAGATCGATCTGCCGAATGAAACGGGGCTGTTGCGAGACGGCATGTACGGCAAGGCCACCATCCACCTGTGGAGCGCCTCGCCGCCACTCACCTTGCCGGCAAGCTGCCTGGTCGAGAAGCCGGCCAACGGCAAAGCCGCGGTCTATGTGGTCCGCGACGGCAAGGCCCATCGCCAGGCGATTTACCTGATCCACGCGGACGAGAGCGAAATCGAAGTGCTTTCGGGCATCCGCGCCGGCGATTGGGTCGTGAGCGAAAACGCGGCGTCGCTCGTCGAGGGCGCGCCGGTGCGGGTGAAGCAATGAAAGGACTGATTCGCGCCTCGCTCGACAACCCACACGCGGTGATCGCGTTTTCGCTCACCGTGCTGGTGCTCGGCGGACTGACGTTAAGGCGCGTTCCCATCGACATCCTGCCGGTCTTCGAAAGCCCGGCCGTGCAGGTGCTCACGTTCTACGCCGGCATGCATTCGGTCGACGATCTGCTCAACATTCCGATCACGGGTCGCGCGCAGCACCGGCAGGTGACGCTGGGCGAGTTGGCGAGCATCACTCCGACTCAGATCGCCTCGGAGCTGACGCACGTCGACATTCAGCCGGCGGTCGAACTGACGATGGCCGTGGAGGGCCGCGACCTCGGTCACGCGGCGACCGACGTTGCCCGGCTGCTCGATCGTTTTGGCCGGCGCGAGGGGGAGCACTGGCTGCCTTACTCACCTGGCGCCAAGGGGGCGGAAAGGCCGATGGTGCGCGGCGCCGAAATCACGCTCAGCGGCGAATACAGCCGGATGCAGGAAGCGTTCACGAACCTGAGCGTCGGGCTGGTGCTGTCGTCGCTGCTGATTTACTTTCTGATGGTGGCGCTGGCCCGGTCGTTCGTCGTGCCGCTGGCGGTGATGCTGGTGGTGCCGCTGTCGCTGGTAGGCGTGCTGCCGATGCTGTATGTGACCGGCAGCGCGCTGAACGTGCAGTCGCTGTTGGGCATCATCTTCATCGTGGTCATCAGCGTCTCGAACACGGTATTGATGACCGATTGGGCGCAGGAGCTGCGCAAGCAGGAGGGGCTTTCGCCGCTGGAGGCCATTCGCCAGGCCGCCGGCGTTCGCGTGCGGCCGGTGATGATGACGGCGACGGCGGCCTTCTGCGCGATGTTGCCCGCGGCCTTGGCGTTGGAGCGCGGCGGCGAGGCCAACGCGCCGTTGGCCCGGGCGATTCTGGGCGGTTTGCTGGCTGCCGGGCCGGCGACGCTGTTCGTGCTGCCCGCCATTTATTCGCTCTTGGTCCGCGAGCGGACGGCGGAATTGCCACCGCTTGTCAACCGGATGGACGCTTCCCCTGAGCGGGAAGACGTCGCCGTTTGACGGTCGTCGAAACGTTCGCGGTGTAAACCAGCAGCCACGTTGCGATACTTCACACGGGCGGCAATGAACCATCGTCGGTGGCTGGGGCAGAAGCTGGCCGTGATCGATTCGGCCCTTTCAATACGCAGTGCCGGCCAGCGATGCCCCGGTCGTGGCGCTATCGGGGCATCGCCGCGGCGGAGCGGTTTCCGAGGAGCTGCCCAATCGGCGCGGCTCTGCCCCAGCCACCGCCATTCCGTTTCTGCTGTTTAGGCGGGTGGTTGAATGAAAATCGTCGCCGGACGGCGATTTTTCCTGTCCTCATTCGGGGCCGGAGCGCACTTATGGTAATATGGGGAATACCATGCGCGAAGAAAGCGACGATAGCCTGCTGCTCACGAGCGCCGCCCAGGGCGACCAACAGGCGCTCAACCAACTGTTCGAGCGCTATCGGTCGCGGCTGAAGAAGATGATCCGGCTGCGGTTGAACCGCCGGCTGCAAGGGCGCGTCGACGACTCGGACGTGCTGCAAGACGCGTTTCTGGAGGCCACACGCCGCTTGCCGACGTACCTGGCGGGTCCGCAATCGCCGTTCTTCTTGTGGCTGCGGCGGATCACCGGCGATAAACTGCTGGAAATACACCGCACGCACCTCGGCACGCAGGCCCGCGACGCCCAGCGAGAGGTTTCTCTCCACCGCGGCGCGTTGCCGGCGGCCAATTCCATGTCGCTGGCGGCCCAGTTGCTGGGGCAATTGACCTCTCCTTCGCAAGCGGCCGTGAAGGCGGAGATGCGGATTCAACTCCAGGAGGCCCTCAACAGCCTGGACCCGCTGGACCGCGAGATCCTGGCCTTGCGGCACTTCGAGCAGTTGAGCAACGCCGAGGCGGCCCAGGAGCTGGAACTGGAACCGTCCGCCGCCAGCAAACGCTACCTTCGCGCCTTGGCGCGCCTGCAAAAGATTCTTCGAGAGCTACACCTGACGGAATAGTGCCCATGCCGTTCGACCGAGAGAATTAGGCGTCAGATATCAGGCGTCAGGATCTGAACCCTGACGCCTGATGCCTGATACCTGATGCCTTAATCATGGTGGGCCGGCGCTCGCAAGCTCGCTGGTCCCACCCTGCGGAGCGTTGCGGACAACAACCCGGGGCATCGCCTGATTACACGGAGCCCTGCCAGATGACCGAAGACCAGGAACTGGAACTCGTCGAGCGGTTGGCCGAGGAATTCACCGAGCGCTTTCGCCGCGGCGAACGTCCTTCGATCAACGAATACGCCGAGCGTTATCCCCAGCAGGCGCAAATCATCCGCGACACGTTCCAGGCCCTGGCCCTGATGGAGGATCTGGCGCCGGCCAGCGACGACTCCTTCGGCGAAGCCAGCCCCGG is a window encoding:
- a CDS encoding efflux RND transporter permease subunit yields the protein MKGLIRASLDNPHAVIAFSLTVLVLGGLTLRRVPIDILPVFESPAVQVLTFYAGMHSVDDLLNIPITGRAQHRQVTLGELASITPTQIASELTHVDIQPAVELTMAVEGRDLGHAATDVARLLDRFGRREGEHWLPYSPGAKGAERPMVRGAEITLSGEYSRMQEAFTNLSVGLVLSSLLIYFLMVALARSFVVPLAVMLVVPLSLVGVLPMLYVTGSALNVQSLLGIIFIVVISVSNTVLMTDWAQELRKQEGLSPLEAIRQAAGVRVRPVMMTATAAFCAMLPAALALERGGEANAPLARAILGGLLAAGPATLFVLPAIYSLLVRERTAELPPLVNRMDASPEREDVAV
- a CDS encoding sigma-70 family RNA polymerase sigma factor; translation: MREESDDSLLLTSAAQGDQQALNQLFERYRSRLKKMIRLRLNRRLQGRVDDSDVLQDAFLEATRRLPTYLAGPQSPFFLWLRRITGDKLLEIHRTHLGTQARDAQREVSLHRGALPAANSMSLAAQLLGQLTSPSQAAVKAEMRIQLQEALNSLDPLDREILALRHFEQLSNAEAAQELELEPSAASKRYLRALARLQKILRELHLTE
- a CDS encoding efflux RND transporter periplasmic adaptor subunit — its product is MVRPQTGCAARHAAVLGALASLCLLAPTGPTYSAEVGRAPMQLKVVRPQASREDRVTTQPGSVIPDRSARLFAKVSGYLKEQRVDIGDRVKAGDLLAAIDVPELVQAVNGATAALAQSQAQLTQAQARVETARALREAAQAAIGRSKANLESAAAALEFKQKVYRRIKQLFEDRAIEEQLVDERQDDFLAAQATRDAALAAIDSAKADLAAAEAKLSESQADVLDAEATVQVCQAALERARVFVDFAQIRSPYDGVITERTFFPGDFIRAADGSAVLPLLAVEKTDLMRVVVQVPDRDAPFTEPGDRATFEASTLPGLQFEGQVSRVSDAQDPTTRTMRVEIDLPNETGLLRDGMYGKATIHLWSASPPLTLPASCLVEKPANGKAAVYVVRDGKAHRQAIYLIHADESEIEVLSGIRAGDWVVSENAASLVEGAPVRVKQ